TGACGGGGGCTGCACTCTCTTCTGTGGCAACGCCCGGCAGCCCTGATTATTTACAAGCAGCACTAGTGCTTTCGCTACTCTCTGGCGGCATATTGGTCGCGATGGGTGCACTTAAAATGGGCTTTTTTAGCAATTTCTTAAGCCATCCAGTTATTTCTGGCTTTTTAACAGCGTCGGGCATTCTGATTGCCGTCAGTCAATTGGGTAGCCTGATGGGCGTTTCCAGCAGTGGCTTTACGTTGGTAGAGCGCGTGATAACGCTCTTACCTAACCTCCCCACCTTTAATCCCTATACAGTTGTTATCGGCGCTGGCACGCTTTTTTTTCTGGTCATGATGCGGCGCTTTGGTAAGCAGAGCCTTTGTGCCATTGGTTTGCCTAGATCGCTCGCCGATTTAATCACCAAAGCGGGCCCTGTCTTTGCAGTGGTTATCACAACACTGGCAACCTGGCATTGGCAGTTGGCCGACCAAGGCGTCGCTGTTGTCGGCACCATTCCCAGCGGACTGCCTGCGCTAAGCTTTCCATGGGGAGATACCTCACTTTGGCGCGCGCTGTTGATCCCGGCGCTACTCATTAGTTTGGTGGGGTTTGTGGAGTCTGTTTCCATGGGCCAAATGTTGGCCGCGAAACGGCGCCAGCGTATTTCCCCCAATCAGGAACTGATCGGCCTAGGTGCCGCTAATTTAGCCGCTGGATTTACCAGTGGCATGCCGGTCACCGGCGGCCTCTCGCGCACGGTGATTAACTATGACGCCGGGGCACAAACGCCTGCTGCCGGGGCCTTTGCAGCACTGGGGATCGCATTGGTGACGATGGCCTTTACCGGCTGGCTCTTCTACCTGCCGATTGCCACGTTGGCCGCGACAATTACCGTATCTATTTTGACCCTGGTTGATATCCCCATGCTGCGCCAAACGTGGCGCTACTCTCGCAGTGATTTCGCCGCGATGGCGGTAACAATTCTACTGACCCTGGTTGAAGGCATTGAAGCCGGCATCATTGGCGGTGTAAGCCTCTCTATCGCGTTATTTTTGTATCGCACCAGCCGCCCCCATAGCGCGCTGGTGGGCCGAGTACCGGACACCGAACACTTCCGCAATACAGAGCGCCATGATGTTGAAACCGTCAGTAATGTGGCGCTATTACGAATCGACGAAAGTCTGTATTTTGCGAATGCCCGCTACCTTGAAGATACCGTCTATAATTTGGTCGCCAGCTATCCTGAGCTTGAACACGTCGTCCTTATCTGTTCAGCCGTTAATTTAATTGATGCATCAGCGCTCGAGAGCCTGGATGCCATCAACGCCCGTTTAAAAGATTCCGATGTCAAACTTCACCTATCCGAAGTAAAGGGACCGGTGATGGATCAACTCAAGAAGAGTGACTTCCTAGAAGCACTTACCGGACGGGTATTTCTAAGTACTTACGCCGCGTGGCGCGAATTTTCGTCAGCATGATTTTCATAAGCTTAACGATGTACCTTTAACTAACGCTTGTTTGAATGCATCATAGTGTTACCACTGTCGTGAATGCCGATGAGGAGCAGGGATGCCAAACGAATGGATAACACGCGAAAGTGGCGACCTATCGCTCCAACATGAGTGGACGCTTGTTCATTACCAGACACTAAAATCGTTGGTGGCTAAGCATAGTGGCAGCGCCAATAATCACGCTATCTCGCTGGGCGGTATTACTCAGCTAGACACGGCGGGTGCTGCGTTAATCGTTGAGCTACTGGGCATCGAGAACGCCAAGCAACAAGCGGCAAGTTCGTTATCCGAAAAACAGCAGGCGCTATTAGTGCGTGTTGCTGAGGCAATGGAGACGCCTCTCGATATCACGCCCCCAAGTCACAATCGTATCACCGATGCATTGGCGGCGGTTGGCCAGCAAATGGTGGGGCTGTGGTCGCAACAGCGCCAGCTTTTAGCGTTTATTGGGCTAGTGCTGGCAACGCTGTTTTCTCTACTACTTCGCCCTCATCGTTGGCGTTTCACTGCGACAGTCGCGCATATTCATCAAAGCGGACTAAATGCAGTACCCATTGTTGCGCTGCTGACCTTTATGGTGGGCGCGGTGGTGGCCTTTCTGGGAGCCACCGTGCTTCAAGACTTTGGGGCCACGGTATACACGATTGATTTAGTAGCCTTCTCTTTTTTACGTGAGTTTGGTGTGTTGCTGGCGGCAATTTTGTTGGCGGGTCGCACTGCTAGCGCCTTTACTGCCCAATTAG
This genomic window from Halomonas sp. TD01 contains:
- a CDS encoding MlaE family ABC transporter permease; the protein is MPNEWITRESGDLSLQHEWTLVHYQTLKSLVAKHSGSANNHAISLGGITQLDTAGAALIVELLGIENAKQQAASSLSEKQQALLVRVAEAMETPLDITPPSHNRITDALAAVGQQMVGLWSQQRQLLAFIGLVLATLFSLLLRPHRWRFTATVAHIHQSGLNAVPIVALLTFMVGAVVAFLGATVLQDFGATVYTIDLVAFSFLREFGVLLAAILLAGRTASAFTAQLGAMKSNEEIDALQTQGLDPIELLVLPRVIALLISLPLLAFVGMLSGLVGGAMVATLSLDISVSQFMTTLQKDVSVSHFLVGLSKAPVFAFVIAVIGCLEGFKVSGSAQSVGVHTTSSVVQSIFMVILIDALAALFFMELGW
- a CDS encoding SulP family inorganic anion transporter, coding for MFKRYFPILTWLPHYHKRLLGADVLAGLIVTVMVIPQSLAYALLAGLPAVVGLYASILPQLLYTFLGTSRTLAVGPVAIIALMTGAALSSVATPGSPDYLQAALVLSLLSGGILVAMGALKMGFFSNFLSHPVISGFLTASGILIAVSQLGSLMGVSSSGFTLVERVITLLPNLPTFNPYTVVIGAGTLFFLVMMRRFGKQSLCAIGLPRSLADLITKAGPVFAVVITTLATWHWQLADQGVAVVGTIPSGLPALSFPWGDTSLWRALLIPALLISLVGFVESVSMGQMLAAKRRQRISPNQELIGLGAANLAAGFTSGMPVTGGLSRTVINYDAGAQTPAAGAFAALGIALVTMAFTGWLFYLPIATLAATITVSILTLVDIPMLRQTWRYSRSDFAAMAVTILLTLVEGIEAGIIGGVSLSIALFLYRTSRPHSALVGRVPDTEHFRNTERHDVETVSNVALLRIDESLYFANARYLEDTVYNLVASYPELEHVVLICSAVNLIDASALESLDAINARLKDSDVKLHLSEVKGPVMDQLKKSDFLEALTGRVFLSTYAAWREFSSA